One Aegilops tauschii subsp. strangulata cultivar AL8/78 chromosome 7, Aet v6.0, whole genome shotgun sequence genomic window carries:
- the LOC109733264 gene encoding F-box protein PP2-B10: MGSRAGGTETAEERTRVCDLPEACVAHVIALTSPRDACRCAAVSPCFRDAAGSDVVWARFLPPDYLQLHQAPARRFPLSRSASTASAAASASSTKKEAYLGLTDAALLVDGGGMAVWLAKESGAKCVAISARRLSLPWEDGEFSWRWTPHPLSRFADVAQLVDCTCLDIYGRLPTAALTPATAYAAYLVFATEDAHRGLSFPDQETTVSVGGSAPSRHAVCLRPDPTDARRFRDDKVMDGVHVRGPVLRGDGWWEVEMGLLRTRDEAAAGEEVAVSFEILGWYPKRGLIVEGIEFRPI; the protein is encoded by the exons ATGGGCAGCCGCGCGGGTGGCACGGAAACGGCGGAGGAGAGGACGCGGGTGTGCGACCTCCCGGAGGCGTGCGTGGCGCACGTGATCGCGCTCACCTCCCCGCGGGACGCCTGCCGCTGCGCCGCTGTCTCGCCCTGCTTCCGCGACGCCGCCGGCTCCGACGTCGTCTGGGCGCGTTTCCTCCCGCCGGACTACCTCCAGCTGCACCAGGCGCCGGCCCGGCGATTCCCGCTCTCGCGCTCCGCCTCCacggcctcggcggcggcgtcggcgtcgtccaCCAAGAAGGAGGCCTACCTCGGGCTCACCGACGCGGCCCTGCTGGTGGACGGCGGCGGCATGGCGGTGTGGCTGGCCAAGGAGAGCGGCGCCAAGTGCGTGGCGATCTCGGCGAGGAGGCTCAGCCTGCCGTGGGAGGACGGCGAGTTCAGCTGGAGGTGGACGCCCCACCCGCTCTCCAG GTTCGCGGACGTGGCCCAGCTGGTGGACTGCACGTGCCTCGACATCTACGGCCGGCTCCCCACCGCCGCGCTCACGCCGGCCACCGCCTACGCGGCGTACCTCGTCTTCGCCACCGAAGACGCCCACCGCGGCCTGAGCTTCCCAGACCAGGAGACCACCGTGAGCGTGGGCGGTAGCGCTCCGTCGCGCCATGCCGTGTGCCTCCGCCCCGACCCCACCGATGCGCGCAGGTTTAGAGACGACAAAGTTATGGACGGCGTCCACGTAAGGGGCCCGGTGCTGCGCGGCGATGGGTGGTGGGAGGTGGAGATGGGGCTGTTGCGCACCCGCGACGAGGCAGCGGCGGGGGAGGAGGTGGCAGTGAGCTTCGAGATATTGGGGTGGTACCCCAAGCGTGGGCTCATCGTGGAAGGCATCGAGTTCAGGCCCATATGA